The nucleotide sequence CGCCGCGGCCCGAGTTGTTGGAGCCGAGCGGCACCGGATCGCTTCCGCCGATCTGGCGCGGCTCCGTCCAGTACAGCTTGTGGCTGCCGGCCTCGTCGCTGACCCAGTCCTTCTCCGGGTCCCAGAACGGGCCCGCGTCGAGGGCGACGACCTTCCAGCCGTGCCGTGCCATACGCTGCATGAGCGTGCCGCCGCCGGCCCCACAGCCGACGATCACCAGATCGACTTCGTCGTCGTCGTCGAATCGACGCATGTCGTGCCGGAGGCCGTGCCCGAGCGCTCCGTTTTTCTCGAGCAGCCAAGCCGACTCGTTGCGCGTGCGGATGTCGGCGTAGCTCATGAGCGGTCCTTCGCTCCGGCGCGGCCGGCCACCGGGTCGTCGTCCTGCCGCACGTCGTGGACCTCGAAGGGCTCGAGCCTGTCGACGCCAGGGTTCTTGTATCCGCGAGGGTAGGCGGGCCCGGAGAAGCCGATCTCGTTCCAGGCGTAGGGATGCGAGTAGAACGCCGTGGCGGCGTACCTCGACCAGAGATCCCACACCCGCTTGCGCGGCAGGTCGTGCCAGTGCTCGTCGGTCGAGTCCTTGATGGATGCTAGAAGCACTGTCTGGGTCTCCCAGTCGAGTTGCGCGACAGCGGCTCCGTGGACGGCTTGCGCGTCGTCGTCGAGCGCCGCGAGCGATCGCTGCCAGGCTGTGCCGTCGTCGGGCATGTCGTCGTAGTGCCAGCCGTCGGTCTCGTCCTCGGCGAGACGCGAATCGACCATCCGAGTCAGTTCGATGCGGGGCTCGCCGGGCGCCGGGCGCTGGTTCATGAGCTGGTCGAGGACGACCGTGGCCGCTGCCTCCTCGGCCGGTGTGAAGAACCGGATCGGCGGCAGGTCGTGCAACCGGTCGGTGACGGCGGCGCGCGTGGCGTCGTCCCAGTGCGAGGTCTGTCGCAGCACGTCGAAGCCGGGGAAGCGATGTCCGCCCTCCTCCGGCGGGAGGGGCAGAGTCGTCCCGGTCGATCGGCTCACGACTCGCGGCGGAGGACCGCGGCGAGCAGTCCCATCCCGCCGACCAGGGTCACCAGCAGCGGGGCGAGCAAAGGCGGCCCGACCTCCATGTTGTAACGGAAATTCTTCCATCCACCGGGCTTTTGACCGATGCCGCGGGCATGCAGGATCGTGCCCTGCAGCCCGTTGGCGACGACGACGATGCTCGTCGCCGGAAGGACCGTCTTGGCGAGTCGGTGACTGACGAAGCCGGCCACGCCGGACGCCGCGGCGATGGGGCCGACCACGATCGGCGTGTACATCCATCGATTGCCAAAACTCGCCTTGTCGTGCTCGAAGAAGATCTCGAGGGTGGTCACGACGGCACCCATGGCCGTCAGCGCCGACAGGGTCTGCTCGAACCGACCGTGACGGACGTCTTTCACGAGCCTGTCGACGCCGAGGGCGCTCCTGGTGATGCCATGTGCCATGCCTCCCGTGTACTCGGCATCCCATGACGCGGCTGGGCGTTTGTCACCCGTCGGCGTCGGTAGCATCTCGGCATGGCCGAGCAGCAGCACGCCCCGGACGCCGACGCCCTACCCGGCGACGGCCGCGACGAGACCGAGACCGAGCGTCTGGACCGCAACTTCTCCGAGATCCTGCAGGAGCTGAGGGTCACCCAGACCGGAACCCAGATCCTCACCGGATTCCTCCTGGCCGTGGCCTTTCAGAACAGGTTCACGTCGCTGAACGAATTCCAGGTGGACGTGTACCTGGTCCTCGTGATCCTCGCGGCCAGTGCGACTGCACTGGGTCTGGCCCCGGTGAGCCTGCATCGAATGCTGTTTCGTCGCGGCGAGAAGGATCGGATCGTCGCGATCTCCAGCGCGCTCCTCGACGTCATTCTGATCTGTGTCGCGGCCTGCATCACGGGCGTCGTCCTGCTTGTCTTCGACGTCGTCGCCTCGCTGACGGCGGGCATCGTCGCGTCCTCCTGCGTGCTGATCGGTCTCCTGGTGCTGTGGTACGTATTCCCACGCCGTGAGCGGCGTTCCCGTCGCAAGCCCTAGCCGTAGATGGGGACGGTCACTTCTTGTCGGGGTCGTTGCCCCAGTTCATGAGCGAGTACCGCCAGGGAATGTCGCTGGTGTCGCCCGAGGGCCGCTGCTTGGAATGCCGTGCGACGTAGCCCACGACCTTCCGCATGTGCGTGAAGTCACTGTTGGTCAGGTCGGCCTTCTTTGTGCGGAGGATCGCCACGATCCGGCGACCGCTCGCGTGACCGGTCGACTCGCCGCCGCCCTTCTTCTGGCCGACCTCCTTCGACTCGTCTGTGTCGAGCCATTTCTCGATCTCGGAGGGGCCCATGTTCACGGCGTCGTGGAAGTCCTTCCAGGTCGCATCGTCGTCGTGCTCGTCAGCCATCGTGGTTCCTTTCCGTTGTGACGAGGGTGCGACCCCGTTCACCGACGATGCTCCCGAGTGCGGCGGTCACCTCGTCGGGGGCGAGGGGTGCGTCGTCGAGTCGGGCTGTCGGCTCCTGCGAGAAGAAGTCGCGGTAGCGGCCCATGGCTCCGATGTCGTGCGGTGACGCGTCGGCACGCAGGGCCGGCAGGTGGGCGAAGGCGCCCTGGCCGAACGATTGGATGGTGGCGCGGACGTCGTCGGGCGTGACGCGTCTCGGGGACTCGGCACCGTGCTGGAAGAGGAACGCGTCGACCTCGTTGTAAGGCTCGCTGTTCTGCAGGTGGAAGCGCAGCGAATCGAGGGCGGATTCGACCGGGAAGAACGTCCAGAACGGGACCGCGCCGATACGCAGCGTCTCGCCCGGATCGCCGAGCACGAACGAGGGCACGACGAGGCGGTCCGCTTCGCCGCCTCGGAAGCGCGTCCAGTCGCGGATGATCTCTGCCACCGGGTGTGACGCCTCCTGCGGGCCGTCGACGACAATATCGACGAGTGTGTGCCCGTTGGCGGCGCACCAGTCGCGGACACCCTGCGAGAAGCCGGGGTCGGATCCCCACTCGGCCTCCGGGGACGTGTCGTCGGCTTGCGGCGCGTAGGGCATCGCCAGGTACTCGTCCGGCGTCACTCCGCCGCGGCCGCCGACCTGGAACGCGTGGCGGTCGCCGACGCGCGTGACGGGCCAGGTCGACTCGTCGTGGATCAGATAGACGGGTGCGTCGGGGGCCAGCGCGTCTCCGAGGAATCGTGCGTAGGCGTCGGGAAGGGTCGACCATTTGGTGCGGAAGTACGCCATGCGGGCGACCATCAGCTGATCCTGCGCGCTGTCGTGCATCTGGTGCAGGGTCACGTCGGGGTTCGAGCGCAGGAGCCGCGGGCCGACTTCCCGGCCGAAGTCGAGGGCGCGATCGGCCCGCTCGGCGTCACCGACGTGGTGCACGGGGATGAGGACGGTACCGGGCAGCCAAGGAGCACCCATGGCCGCCGCCAGATGGGTCAGGGCGCCGTTGCTCGAGCCGATGAACACGGCCGGGTAGAGGCCTCCGTCGTACGCGCCCGCGAAACTCGCCGCCACCCGAGACAGGTCGACGTCGGCGAGTGTCTCAGGGTCGATGCCTTCGGCTCCGCCGATGCGCGCGTAGATCGGCCCGAGCACCGACCACGGCAGGTGGCTCGCGATTCGAGCGGCGTCACCGGCGATCCGCGGGTTGCCGAGGTTCGGAAAAGCCCGCCCGGTGAGCGCTGCCACCGTGGAAGCGTGGAGGACGCTGGCCGAGTCGAAGGCCGCCACGACCTTCTCGGGATCGAGACTCACGATGGGACCTCCTCGGTCGTGATCAACCCTTCGACGAATCGGGCGAAGGCTTCCGAATCGTTGACCGGCCAGGAGTGCGCCTGCCTCGGGATCTGCACGAAGCGTCCGCCGAGGCTTCGTGCATAGCGCTCACCGCCGAGGGTGTCCCACTCGGGATGCGCGATGGTGAGAGGGCCGTCGAACCCTCGCAGGGACGCTTCGATCGGCGTGCGGGTCGCCGAGACGAGACCGCGCACGATCCGTGGGATTCCGCTGTGGGCCCAGTCCGGCAGATTCTGCGACAGTTCGGGGTCGCCCTTCTGCTTGCGCAGAAGCCAGGCTGCTGCCAAGCGGGTGGGGGTGCGCAACTCGGGCGCGACAGTGGGGCTGATCAGCAGGAGCCGGCGGATCCTGCGACCGGCCCCCGCGGCTGCGGCCGCTGCCTGTGTGCCGACCGACAGCCCGACGAGGAGGTCGACGTCGCGTGCACCGTCGTCGATCTCGGCACCGAGCAGGCGCCCGTAGTGGTCGAGCTGGACCGGCACACCGTGCCAGGTGGGAGCAGGAAGCAGATGGGCGTCGTGCCCGCGCGCCCGGAGCGCGGCGGCGGCGGGGGCGGCGTAGTGCCGGACGGCGAGCCCCGGGACGATGAGGATGAGCGCCATGGGCCCATCGTGCTCCTCGGGGTACAGCGCGACTGCGGGTACCCGACGGTCCACGAGGCGCCGGGCGTACGTTCGGCTCGTTCGCACCGAATCGGAAAGGGTCCACCCATGCCGTTCCTCACCGTTTCTCAGACCGGAAAACCTGAAGTCGAACTCCACTACGAGGACGTCGGTGACGGCAAGCCCGTCGTGCTCGTCCACGGGTGGCCTCTAAGCGGCCGCTCCTGGGAGGGGCAGGTCCCGGCACTCGTCGAGGCCGGATATCGCGTAGTGACCTATGACCGGCGCGGGTTCGGACAGTCGTCGCAGCCGTGGGAAGGCTACGACTACGACACCTTCGCGGCCGACCTCAGGGCGGTCATCGAGCACCTCGCCCTCTCGGACGTCACGCTGGTCGGCTTCTCGATGGGCGGCGGTGAACTGGCCCGTTACGTCTCGATCTACGGCACGGACCGGATCGCAAAACTCGTCTTCGCCAGCGCCGTGCCACCGTACCTCTACAAGGGCGATGACAATCCTGATGGCGGCGTGGACGACGACCTCGCGGCCTGGTTCCACAATGGCATCACGGGCGACCGCCCTGCTTTCCTGAAGCAGTTCATCACCATGTTCTTCACGGCGGGAGAGCCCTCGCTGCTCAACAAGCCACTCGTGAGCCACGAGCAGGCGGCGTACAACCTGGCGATCGCCGAGCTCGCGTCGCCCAAGGGCACCCTTGACTGCACGGTGGCGTTCGCCACGACCGATTTCCGTGAAGACCTTCCGAAGATCGACGTTCCGACGCTCGTGATCCACGGCGACTCCGACGGCATCGTCCCCTTCGAAGTCAGCGGCAAGAGGACTCATGAGGCCGTGGCGTCGGCTCAGCTGGTGCTCATCGAGGGCGGACCGCATGGCGTCACGGTCACGCACCGGGACGAGTGGAACCGACACCTTCTTGAGTTTCTCGGCCAGTCATGAGCGAGGCGACGAACCCGGCCGGTGATGTCGACCGGCCGATCGCCATACCGCACGGGTTCTCACACGTGAGACTCACGGTCACGGATATCCGGCGTAGCAAGGAGTTCTACACGCGCCTGTTCGGGCAGCGGCCGGGAAGCGACTTCAGCGATCAGATCGATGACTTGACGATTCACGATGACCCAGATCGCACCTACGGAGGCTGTTCTTTCACATTCAACGGGCAGACGCTGGGCTTGCGACCCGTCGCGCCGAGGACTGACACGTTCAACCCCGATCGGGTGGGCCTGGATCACGTCAGCTTCATGGTCGCATCGGTTGAAGACCTCCACGACGCTGCCGCACGACTCGAGGAGGCGGGCATCGAGCATGGCAAGGTGACCGACCTGCCCGCGTTCGGCATCGCCATCCTGCCTCTTCAGGACCCTGACGACATCAACCTCGAACTCGCGACACCTCTGCGATGAGCCACGCATCAGACGACCAGTACACGTTCGGTGATCCGACAAGCCGTTACCCGACCATTCGGCCCCGGTGCAGCAACAAGCCGAGCCCGGTCTGCAATCGGAGATGACGCCCGTTCCCGACCTCGGCGAGAGCTCGTATCGAGGAACGGGACGGTTGATGGGCCGTAAGGCTCTCATCACGGGAGCCGACTCGGGGATCGGTGCCGCTGTGGCTATCGCCTTCGCACGCGAAGGTGCCGATGTGGCCCTCTCATACCTGCCCTCGGAACAGGCCGACGCCGATCACGTCATCGAGCAGATCGAGGCAGCAGGATCGCAAGCAGTCGCTCTCCCTGGCGACCTCACCGACGCCGCGTTCTGCCGCGAACTCGTGGAACAGGCGGTGCAACGTCTAGGTGGGCTCGACGCGCTGGTGAACGTGGCCGGAAAACAGGTCTGGCAGCAGAAGATCGAGGACATCAGCGACGAGCAGTTCGACCTCACCTTCAAGACCAACGTTTACGCGCCGTTCTGGATCATCAAGGCCGCCTTGCCGTTCCTGCGGCCCGGCTCCACGATCGTCAACACGGCGTCCCTCGAGGCGTACCAGCCGGCGCCGGACCGACTCGACTACGCAACCACCAAGGGTGCGATCAACAACTTCTCGAAGGGGCTCGCGCAGCAGCTCATCGAACGCGGCATCCGGGTCAACGTGGTGGCGCCCGGCCCGACATGGTCGGTCCTCCAGGTGACAGGCGGCGTCGACCCTCAGTCGCTCCCGGAATTCGGGGCGAGCGAGTCGCCTATGGGACGCGCGGGTCAGCCCGCGGAGCTTGCCCCCGCCTACGTCTTCCTCACGAGCACCGAGTCGAGCTTCGTCGCGGGCGAGACGCTCAATTGTGAATGACGGGATGGTCACGCCGTGACGACTCCGTCGTCCGGGAGAGCGAGTGCCCGCCGCGCGTCCGCCGACGCCGCCGAGCGCGCGGGTGACGCCGCGAGCGATGCCGCCGAGCGCGCCGGTGACGCGACCACCAGACGGCCCTTCCGCGCGGCGGCTCGAAGCGGATTCGCGGTCAACGGACTCCTGCACGTGCTCATCGGCATCCTGGCGATCCGGATCGCGACCGGCAACGGCGCATCGGGGCAGGCCGACCAGTCGGGAGCGCTGCGTCAGATCGCCTCGGTGCCCGCGGGCGTGGTCGTGCTGTGGGTGCTGGTGGTCGGCCTCGTCGCACTCGCCGGCTGGCACGTCGTGCAGATCGTTCACTCCCGCGACCAGGAGCTTGATCACCCGTTTTGGCATCGGGTGACCCTCGCGTCGAAGGCCGTCGTCTTCCTCGCGATCGGCGTGACAGCCTTCACGTTCGCGCGCGGGGGCTCGACCGACTCGACGAAGTCGTCGAAGACCCTGAGCGCCAGGATTCTGGCCGCTCCGGGAGGCGAGCTCCTCCTGATCGTGATCGGCCTGGCGATCGTCGGCGTGGGCGTGTATTTCGTCGTGCGCGGAGTCACGGCCAAGTTCCGCAAAGAGCTCGACCTGCCGGGCGGGACGATCGGCAGCGCCGTGACCGTGCTCGGATTCGTCGGGTTCATCGCGAAAGGCGTGGCGCTCGCGGTCGTCGGAATCCTGTTCGTCATCGCGGCGTGGACGTTCGACCCGCAGAAGGCGACGGGTCTCGACGGTGCTCTCCAGTCGTTGGCGGGACTGCCGTTCGGCAGGGTGATCCTGTTCCTGGTCGGTGCCGGGGTGGTCTGCTACGGCCTCTACCTCGGCGCTCGAGCGCGGTGGGGAAAGCTGGAGTGACGCTCGCGCCGGCGGTCAGTGCAGCAGTGAGACGGCTCGGGCGATGACGAGGCCGAGCAGGATGAACCCGCTCGCCGACTCGAGCGCCATGAGTGCCTTGGCTCTCGTGGTCAGCGGCATGGTGTCCGTGGGGCTGAAGGCCATCGAGTTGGTGAGAGAGAAGTAGAAGTAGTCGAAGTACGACGCGACCCAGCCGGTCTTCTCCGACGAACCCGACGCGACCTCCTTGACGGCGTCGGCGTCGGCGTCTTCATCCTGCGGAAATCGGAAGTCCGCGTGCGGCAGGCTGCGCCGCTCGGCATGACGCCTCGTGACCGGACCGCCTCGGTCGAGCTCCCAGAAGATGAGCGCGTAGGCGATGATCTGGGTCAGCCACACCTGGAGCGCCGCGAGCAGGAGCCGAGGCCCATCTGTCGACGACCCGGTCACCAACTGCTGAATCAGCTCGACGAGGGCGAAGAGGTTCGCCGCGGCAAGTAGTCCGGCCTGGCCGGCTGAGAGGTACTTCGACCAGCGGGTCTCGCGATTCATCCGGCGCGGATTGAGGATCACCGCAGGGACGAGCATGACGAAGGCGATGCCGGCGACGACGTAGCGCAGCGGCGGGTAGAACGCCGACGGGAGTGTGACGTAGAGGGCGAGCGCAACGAGGATCGCGATGACGGCGGGGGCGCGGTGCTCGGCCTTCAGCTGCCGATGATGAACCGGTGGCGAGGTGGGCACGGTTCAGTCTCGGACCTCCGGCGGGAGACCGCCGTGTTTCGGGGCGACGTGTCGCAGGATGCGTTCCCACTCGCTGGCGATGACGAGGTGACCGGCGCCGTCCAAGGTGACCGTCTCGGCTCCTGCGATCCGCGAGCCGTACCAGTGCGCCTGCTTCTCGTCGACCGAGGCATCGGCCGCGCCGGTCACGATCAGCGTGTCGGCGGTGATGTCACCGACACCCGCGTGCCAGGAGGAGTCGCGGAAGGCGATGAGGTCGCCGGCGACGCCGAGGGCCCCCTGCGTCGCGGCCTCGGCGACGGACCGCTCGAGACGGAGCCGGAGGCCGGCGATGGTGTCGTAGGCGGGGTCGTTGTCGGCGACGCCCAAGGACGCCGGATCGTCCCAGCCGCTGTCGGCGATGTCAGCGGCGACTTCGTCGACGGAGTGGCCAGCGCGCGCTCGAAGCGACTCGGCGAGGCCCGAGTGACGCTCGTCGCGGCCGACATGGTGCGGAGCCCTCGGCGCGACGAGGGCGAGCCGATCGACCAGCTCGGGGGGACGAGCGGCGAGTGCAGCGGCGAATTCCGCGCCGGCGCCCCAGCGGATCACGCCGATCCTGCCGAAGTCGGCCTTGCTGACCTCGTCGGCCACGGTCTCGGCGGTCCGGACGTACTCGGCGACATCGTCGGCGCGGCCGTCGACGGAAGGCGCCTCACCAGCAGTCAATAGGGCCGACGAGCCGTAGCCTGGCCGGTGGAGCGTGATCAGCCGGACACCCCAGGCATCGTGATCAGGGGATCGGGATCGAACGCTCCCGCCATGCCCGTCGGCAGGCAGAAGACGACGAGTCGCCTCGCGAGGGCATCGCCCGACGCCGAGAACCCGAGGCCGCGGCCGGAGGAGAGTGCGAGGATACGATCAGCCATGCCCCTGACGGTAGGCCGGGACTCACGTCGGCTTCCAGCGTTTGTGCCCCGATGTGTCGCGCCGGCACGAAGACGATTATCGGCTCTTCGACGCGAGTTTCCGCAGGGCCGTGCCTTTGTGTGCTGCACGGGCAGCTGTCTTCTCGGATTCGACGATGAAGACCGGGTCTTCACGAGTGGCGGTGAAGGCTTGCCCGTCGAACTCGCTGTCTGTGTTCCGCCTCTCGACGACTACTCCGCGGACACGACCCTGTGATGAGCGCCACGAGACGCGATCGTGCACTCTGATGTTCTTCTCGGTGCTCATGTCGTCTTCTCTCGTTCTGGGCGCATCACGGTGTGGGCATGCCGCCGTCGACGTGCAGGGTCTCGCCGACCACGTACGACGACTCGTTGCTCGCCAGGAACACGTAGGCCGGGGCGAGTTCGGCGGGCTGACCCCACCGACCTAGGTAGGTGCCCTCGCCGACGGTCGGCAGGTCTTCTGGCGGCTGCCCACCGGCCGGCTGGAGCGGAGTCCAGATCGGCCCGGGCGCGACCGCGTTCACCCGGATGCCCTTCGGCGCGAGCTGCGCGGCGAGTCCTTTGGCGAGGTTGTTGACGACGGCCTTCGTGGCGGCGTAGTCGACGAGCGTCGGCGACGGCGCGTACGCCTGGATCGACGTCGTGTTGATGATCGCCGACCCCGGCGGAAGGTGCGGCACCGCGGCCTTCGTGATCCAAAACGTGGCGTAGGCGTTGGTCTTGAAGGTCTCGTCGAACTCCTCGTCGGAGATGTCGAGGATGCTGTCGGTGTTCTGCTGCTTGCCGGCGTTGTTCACGACGATGTCGAGACCGCCGAGGCCCTCGACCGCGGTCTGCACGGCCGCGCGGGCGAAAGCCGGGTCCTTCAAGTCGCCAGGAATGTCTACTGCGGTACGACCCGCGTCACGGATGATGCCGACGATGCGATCAGCGTCCTCCCGCTCCTCGGGAAGGTGGACGATGGCGACATCGGCACCCTCGCGAGCGTACGCGATGGCGACCGCGGCTCCGATGCCCGAGTCGCCGCCGGTGATCAGCGCCTTGCGACCCTCGAGGCGACCGGAGCCGCGATACGTCTCCTCGCCGTGGTCGGCGCGCACGTTCTCCGCCATCTCGGCGTCGGTCCCCGGCCCAGGCAGGTACTGCTCACCGGGCTTCTTGTCGGCGTACATCTTCGTCGGATCCTGCATCGTGTACTGGTCCATGGCATGTCCTTCCGTCTGCCGCCCGAACGTAGGCGGGGTACGCCGCGAAGCCATACGGGTTGTCACCCGGGCGTCGTGAACCGGGCCGTGCGTAGCCTCGAGCCATGAACGAGAACGCGTCCGCAGCTCCTGCGCCCGACCTGACCTCAGTCGACTCGTGGTGGCGGGCCGCGAACTACCTGACGGTGGGCCAGATCTACCTGATGGACGACCCGCTGCTGCAGGGCGACCTGACCCCTGCGCAGATCAAGCCGCGTCTGCTCGGCCACTGGGGTACGTCGCCGGCCCTCAACCTCGTCTACGCCCACCTCAACCGCGTGATCGTGCGCGACGAGCGGCAGCTGATCTACGTCTGCGGGCCTGGACACGGCGGCCCGGCCATGGTCGCCAATGCCTGGCTCGACGGCACATACTCCGAGCTCGTCCCGGACGTCACGCGCGATCGCGCCGGCATGCAGCGGCTGTTCGAGCAGTTCTCGTTTCCCGGAGGCATCCCGTCACACGATGCCCCGAACGTGCCCGGGTCGATCAACGAGGGCGGCGAGCTCGGCTATTCGCTGTCGCACGCCTACGGAGCCGTGCTCGACAACCCCGACCTCGTGGCCGTCTGCGTGGTCGGCGACGGCGAGGCCGAGACGGGGCCTCTGGCCGCCAGCTGGCACGCCAACAAGCTGATCGATGCGGCGCACGACGGTGCGGTCCTGCCGATCCTCAACCTCAACGGCTACAAGATCGCGAACCCGACGATCCTCGCCCGGATCGACGAGAGCGAACTGCTGTCGCTGTTCCGCGGCTACGGCTACGCCCCGATCGTCGTCGCCGGAGGCTACGACGGCGAAGACCCCATGAAGGTCCACGAGCGCATGGCGGCGGCCCTCGACGACGCCTTCACCGCCATCGACGCGGCGCAGGAGCAGGCCCGCACGAGCACTCCCGAGGCCGCGGGCACCGACATGTCGGCCGCTGGGCAGTCGGACGGCCCGCACGACGCCGCCCGCCCGGCCTGGCCGATGATCATCCTCCGCACGCCGAAGGGCTGGACAGGCCCCAAGGAGGTCGACGGGCTGCCGGTCGAGAACACGTGGCGGGCCCATCAGGTGCCGCTGCCGAACGTTCGGGAGGATCCTGCGCACCTGGAGCAGCTCGCTGAGTGGATGAAGTCATACCGGCCCCACGAACTCTTCGGAGACGACGGCCTGCCCGCCTCGGCGCTGGCCACCCTCAAGCCGCACGGCGACGCCCGCATGAGCGCGACCCCATTCGCGAACGGCGGCAGGCTCCGCACCGACCTGCGGCTCTCGGACTTCAGGGCGCACGCCGTCGACACGGCGGGATCACGCACCCTCACCGCCTCGGCGACTCACGCGTTCGGCGAGTGGCTCGCCGACATCGTGACGATGAACCCCGAG is from Frondihabitans australicus and encodes:
- a CDS encoding gluconate 2-dehydrogenase subunit 3 family protein, translating into MSRSTGTTLPLPPEEGGHRFPGFDVLRQTSHWDDATRAAVTDRLHDLPPIRFFTPAEEAAATVVLDQLMNQRPAPGEPRIELTRMVDSRLAEDETDGWHYDDMPDDGTAWQRSLAALDDDAQAVHGAAVAQLDWETQTVLLASIKDSTDEHWHDLPRKRVWDLWSRYAATAFYSHPYAWNEIGFSGPAYPRGYKNPGVDRLEPFEVHDVRQDDDPVAGRAGAKDRS
- a CDS encoding DUF1206 domain-containing protein, with translation MTTPSSGRASARRASADAAERAGDAASDAAERAGDATTRRPFRAAARSGFAVNGLLHVLIGILAIRIATGNGASGQADQSGALRQIASVPAGVVVLWVLVVGLVALAGWHVVQIVHSRDQELDHPFWHRVTLASKAVVFLAIGVTAFTFARGGSTDSTKSSKTLSARILAAPGGELLLIVIGLAIVGVGVYFVVRGVTAKFRKELDLPGGTIGSAVTVLGFVGFIAKGVALAVVGILFVIAAWTFDPQKATGLDGALQSLAGLPFGRVILFLVGAGVVCYGLYLGARARWGKLE
- a CDS encoding DUF6328 family protein; this encodes MAEQQHAPDADALPGDGRDETETERLDRNFSEILQELRVTQTGTQILTGFLLAVAFQNRFTSLNEFQVDVYLVLVILAASATALGLAPVSLHRMLFRRGEKDRIVAISSALLDVILICVAACITGVVLLVFDVVASLTAGIVASSCVLIGLLVLWYVFPRRERRSRRKP
- a CDS encoding DUF2945 domain-containing protein: MSTEKNIRVHDRVSWRSSQGRVRGVVVERRNTDSEFDGQAFTATREDPVFIVESEKTAARAAHKGTALRKLASKSR
- a CDS encoding phosphoketolase family protein; amino-acid sequence: MNENASAAPAPDLTSVDSWWRAANYLTVGQIYLMDDPLLQGDLTPAQIKPRLLGHWGTSPALNLVYAHLNRVIVRDERQLIYVCGPGHGGPAMVANAWLDGTYSELVPDVTRDRAGMQRLFEQFSFPGGIPSHDAPNVPGSINEGGELGYSLSHAYGAVLDNPDLVAVCVVGDGEAETGPLAASWHANKLIDAAHDGAVLPILNLNGYKIANPTILARIDESELLSLFRGYGYAPIVVAGGYDGEDPMKVHERMAAALDDAFTAIDAAQEQARTSTPEAAGTDMSAAGQSDGPHDAARPAWPMIILRTPKGWTGPKEVDGLPVENTWRAHQVPLPNVREDPAHLEQLAEWMKSYRPHELFGDDGLPASALATLKPHGDARMSATPFANGGRLRTDLRLSDFRAHAVDTAGSRTLTASATHAFGEWLADIVTMNPETFRLFGPDETVSNKLESVFGVTDRAWAAHILASDENLAHSGRVTEVLSEHLLQGMLEGYLLTGRHGVLNTYEAFVHIVDSMFNQHAKWLEATRDIEWRRPISSFVYLLSSHVWRQDHNGFSHQDPGFLDVVVNKQAHLVRISLAPDANTLLAVMDKALRDVDTVQVIVAGKQDQPAWLSMHEAEEHVLRGAGEWAWAGTPGLPDRDDDQPDIVLACAGDVPTLETVAAADIIRREFPEVAVRVVNVVDLMKLQDQREHPNGLTDDQFDALFTVDRPVLFDFHGYPSLVHQLTYRRHNHDNLHVRGFREKGTTTTPFDMAMLNDIDRYKLVLDVLKYVPGLSSAHPDAVADFTQRRVDAREWSYTRGEDHPDVTGWQFSG
- a CDS encoding DUF3140 domain-containing protein; translated protein: MADEHDDDATWKDFHDAVNMGPSEIEKWLDTDESKEVGQKKGGGESTGHASGRRIVAILRTKKADLTNSDFTHMRKVVGYVARHSKQRPSGDTSDIPWRYSLMNWGNDPDKK
- a CDS encoding alpha/beta fold hydrolase, which translates into the protein MPFLTVSQTGKPEVELHYEDVGDGKPVVLVHGWPLSGRSWEGQVPALVEAGYRVVTYDRRGFGQSSQPWEGYDYDTFAADLRAVIEHLALSDVTLVGFSMGGGELARYVSIYGTDRIAKLVFASAVPPYLYKGDDNPDGGVDDDLAAWFHNGITGDRPAFLKQFITMFFTAGEPSLLNKPLVSHEQAAYNLAIAELASPKGTLDCTVAFATTDFREDLPKIDVPTLVIHGDSDGIVPFEVSGKRTHEAVASAQLVLIEGGPHGVTVTHRDEWNRHLLEFLGQS
- a CDS encoding alpha/beta fold hydrolase, producing MTAGEAPSVDGRADDVAEYVRTAETVADEVSKADFGRIGVIRWGAGAEFAAALAARPPELVDRLALVAPRAPHHVGRDERHSGLAESLRARAGHSVDEVAADIADSGWDDPASLGVADNDPAYDTIAGLRLRLERSVAEAATQGALGVAGDLIAFRDSSWHAGVGDITADTLIVTGAADASVDEKQAHWYGSRIAGAETVTLDGAGHLVIASEWERILRHVAPKHGGLPPEVRD
- a CDS encoding glucose 1-dehydrogenase; translated protein: MDQYTMQDPTKMYADKKPGEQYLPGPGTDAEMAENVRADHGEETYRGSGRLEGRKALITGGDSGIGAAVAIAYAREGADVAIVHLPEEREDADRIVGIIRDAGRTAVDIPGDLKDPAFARAAVQTAVEGLGGLDIVVNNAGKQQNTDSILDISDEEFDETFKTNAYATFWITKAAVPHLPPGSAIINTTSIQAYAPSPTLVDYAATKAVVNNLAKGLAAQLAPKGIRVNAVAPGPIWTPLQPAGGQPPEDLPTVGEGTYLGRWGQPAELAPAYVFLASNESSYVVGETLHVDGGMPTP
- a CDS encoding VOC family protein encodes the protein MSEATNPAGDVDRPIAIPHGFSHVRLTVTDIRRSKEFYTRLFGQRPGSDFSDQIDDLTIHDDPDRTYGGCSFTFNGQTLGLRPVAPRTDTFNPDRVGLDHVSFMVASVEDLHDAAARLEEAGIEHGKVTDLPAFGIAILPLQDPDDINLELATPLR